Proteins from a genomic interval of Crassostrea angulata isolate pt1a10 chromosome 7, ASM2561291v2, whole genome shotgun sequence:
- the LOC128192341 gene encoding putative deoxyribonuclease TATDN3: MEFNGYIDCHNHLADAIFTDDIHNVVDNAREAGVVAALVCAETPSDIPKVLRLCETFPDILLPCLGIHPVQKNEDDIERCVTLHDFEMAVSEIEKHAHKICAIGEVGLDFQPRITPGAEHKEAQRAVLKAQVELAAKYDLPLNVHSRSAGRPTIAALKEFGAKNVLLHAFDGRPSIAMEGVKEGYFFSIPPSIVRSEQKGKLIKQLPMEHILLETDSPALSPVKGERNVPSNVQISCDYIAKEKGLTVQEVKRITTENALKLFPKLKELLK, translated from the coding sequence ATGGAATTCAACGGTTATATAGATTGTCATAATCATCTCGCAGATGCAATATTTACTGATGACATTCACAATGTAGTGGATAATGCTAGAGAAGCTGGCGTTGTGGCCGCTTTGGTTTGTGCCGAAACTCCGTCAGATATACCTAAGGTTCTACGCTTATGTGAAACGTTTCCCGACATACTGTTGCCTTGTTTGGGCATTCATCCAGTACAGAAAAATGAAGATGACATTGAGAGATGCGTCACTCTACATGATTTTGAGATGGCAGTTTCAGAGATAGAGAAACATGCTCACAAAATATGTGCTATAGGAGAGGTGGGCTTGGATTTTCAGCCTCGAATTACACCTGGTGCTGAACACAAAGAAGCCCAAAGGGCCGTGCTAAAGGCCCAAGTAGAACTGGCTGCGAAATATGATTTACCATTAAATGTGCATTCAAGATCTGCAGGTAGACCGACAATTGCGGCTTTGAAAGAATTTGGTGCCAAAAACGTTTTACTGCATGCTTTCGATGGGCGACCTAGCATAGCAATGGAGGGTGTAAAAGAAGGATATTTCTTTTCTATTCCACCTTCAATTGTACGTAGTGAACAGAAGGGGAAACTAATCAAACAGCTGCCGATGGAACATATTCTCCTGGAAACTGACAGTCCTGCGTTAAGTCCAGTGAAAGGTGAACGGAATGTGCCTTCAAATGTACAAATATCTTGTGACTACATAGCGAAGGAGAAAGGGCTGACAGTGCAAGAAGTAAAAAGAATCACAACAGAGAATGCTTTGAAATTATTTCCAAAGCTAAAAGAgttactaaaataa
- the LOC128192340 gene encoding putative deoxyribonuclease TATDN3: MDCENVGFVDCHTHLADSMFEHDIQAVVENAKRAGVAAVLVCTVTPSDFPLVLRLCDQYPDVLVPCLGIHPVQKDSNGEQRCVSQEDLDKVLTEIEQNADRVCALGEVGLDFQPRITPESIHKDIQRNVLKTQVELANKYDLPLNVHSRSAGKPTIAALKEFGAKSVLLHAFDGRPSTAMEGVKEGYFFSIPPSIVRSDQLKLVKQLPMENIVLETDCPGLGPVKGERNEPANVQISCDYIAKVKNMTPQDVKRITTQNALKLFPKLMKILK; this comes from the coding sequence ATGGATTGTGAAAATGTAGGATTTGTTGACTGTCATACACATCTTGCAGATTCAATGTTCGAACATGACATCCAAGCCGTGGTTGAAAATGCAAAGAGAGCTGGAGTAGCAGCCGTCCTTGTGTGTACAGTGACTCCGTCTGACTTTCCCTTAGTGCTGCGACTCTGTGATCAGTATCCCGATGTACTGGTTCCTTGTTTAGGTATCCACCCTGTCCAGAAAGATTCTAATGGTGAACAAAGATGTGTCAGCCAAGAAGACCTAGATAAAGTTTTAACAGAGATAGAGCAGAATGCCGATAGAGTTTGTGCATTAGGGGAAGTTGGTCTGGACTTTCAGCCACGTATTACTCCGGAAAGCATTCACAAGGATATCCAGAGAAACGTTTTGAAAACCCAGGTTGAACTGGCAAATAAGTATGACCTTCCACTAAATGTACACTCACGATCTGCGGGTAAACCCACTATAGCAGCTTTAAAAGAATTTGGTGCTAAATCTGTCCTCCTGCATGCGTTTGATGGAAGACCAAGTACTGCGATGGAGGGAGTGAAAGAAGGATATTTCTTTTCAATTCCGCCCTCGATTGTAAGAAGTGATCAGTTAAAACTTGTCAAGCAGTTGCCAATGGAGAACATTGTGTTGGAGACTGATTGTCCTGGGTTAGGTCCAGTGAAAGGCGAGAGGAATGAACCTGCTAATGTACAGATATCTTGTGATTACATCGCCAAAGTAAAAAACATGACTCCTCAAGATGTCAAGAGAATAACCACGCAAAATGCCCTAAAACTGTTTCCCAAACTCATGAAAATCTTAAAATAG